TGGGCAAAGACCTTGGCGGGGGAAGCATCGATGGTGGCGGAACGGGCGACGGTGAAGTCGGCCGGTTGAAAAGCGGCGACGACGAGGATGACGGCGATGACCGCGGCCAAGGCGATCAGTATCTTCTTGAACATGAGTCTCTCTCCTTGAGGAATGATCCTGTCCCGGTGAGGGGGCAGGGAATGCTAAAAGAACGGCTGGCGGAAAACAATGGGTCACCGGCCTTCGTAAGCCCTTTGGATGGTCTTGATATCGAGTTTTTTCATGGGAAGGAAGGCCTTCATGACCCGGTCCCGGCGCACCGGATCCTTGCCCGACATCCATTTTTTCATGGCGGCCGGCACGATCTGCCAGGAAACGCCGTACTTGTCCTTGAGCCAGCCGCAGGCTTGGGCCTTGGGATCGCCCCCCTGGGAGAGCTTTTTCCAGAAATGGTCGATCTCCTTCTGGTCCTTGCAATGGACCTGGAGGGAGATGGCTTCGGTGAACTTGAAGAGGGGACCGCCGTTCAAGGCGGTGAAACGCTGGCCCCTTAGGCTGAATTCGGCGACCAGGACGGTCCCTTCGGGCATGCCGTGGACCTCGCGGCCTTCCTTGCCGTAATAGGAAACATCCAGGATCTTGGATCCCCTCTTGAAGATGGAGACGTAGAACTTGGCCGCCTCCAGGGCTTGCTTGTCGAACCAAAGGCAATTGGTGATCTTTTGCATTTTATTTCTCCTTGTCTTTGACCCCGCCCCTTAGGGGAGGGTGAGAGGTGACTTGAACTGGTCATCATCACCCTCATCCCGGCCTTCTCCCCTCAAGGGAGAAGGGCGATGAAAGCGTAGCTATTTCTTGCCGGCCAAGTATTCGGCCAGGTTGTCCAGGGTCATGTTCGTGCCTTGTTCCATGCCGCCCAGGAAAGGCTCGCTGCCCGGGTTGGCTTCCAGGATCCTCACCTCAAAGGTGAGGGCCGTGGCTCCATCCTTTTCCTCGAAGGTGATGGTCTGGCGGATCTTGAAAAAGGGTTTTCCGTCCGGC
The window above is part of the bacterium genome. Proteins encoded here:
- a CDS encoding VOC family protein, whose translation is MQKITNCLWFDKQALEAAKFYVSIFKRGSKILDVSYYGKEGREVHGMPEGTVLVAEFSLRGQRFTALNGGPLFKFTEAISLQVHCKDQKEIDHFWKKLSQGGDPKAQACGWLKDKYGVSWQIVPAAMKKWMSGKDPVRRDRVMKAFLPMKKLDIKTIQRAYEGR